In Salinibacterium sp. ZJ70, one DNA window encodes the following:
- a CDS encoding HisS family protein: protein MRDFLPADKARRERILAEIRRVYRAHGFDEIETPVVEDSERLHSGLGGDNEKLAFGVLKRGLEVADLHAAESVLDVVDLGLRFDLTVPLARFYATHRAELPAVFRAIQVAPVWRAERPQKGRFRQFVQCDIDIIGEPGIQAEAELLTASLATVDALGLEDASIRINDRRLLIGMLTGFGFPAEEHEQVLITIDKLDKIGPEGVTAELAERSSAPAAVEAFRAFLLRPQTREFQPFGERAIRKALPEGADDEVVGGLVAIGEAVAAARGQENPPLVFDPFLVRGMGYYTGPIFELAHPSVPYSLGGGGRYDGMIGRFLGSDVPAAGFSFGFERLVDLVDLPGGTGGAAVALVHDADAPLAPLLALQAEFVSRGDRARLVRRAKNTKLQLEGLAEQGFTSFAFVGRDVALADVDALDLRPLD, encoded by the coding sequence ATGCGCGACTTCCTTCCCGCCGACAAGGCGCGCCGTGAGCGCATCCTCGCCGAGATCCGGCGCGTGTACCGCGCCCATGGCTTCGACGAGATCGAGACGCCCGTCGTGGAGGACTCGGAGCGCCTGCACTCGGGCCTCGGCGGCGACAACGAGAAGCTCGCCTTCGGCGTGCTGAAGCGCGGACTCGAGGTGGCCGATCTGCACGCCGCCGAGAGCGTGCTCGACGTCGTCGACCTCGGCCTCCGCTTCGACCTCACGGTGCCGCTCGCGCGCTTCTACGCGACCCACCGCGCCGAGCTGCCCGCGGTGTTCCGTGCGATCCAGGTGGCGCCCGTGTGGCGTGCCGAGCGCCCCCAGAAGGGGCGTTTCCGCCAGTTCGTGCAGTGCGACATCGACATCATCGGCGAGCCCGGCATCCAGGCTGAGGCCGAGCTGCTGACCGCATCGCTCGCGACGGTCGACGCCCTCGGGCTCGAGGACGCGTCGATCCGCATCAACGATCGCCGCCTGCTCATCGGCATGCTCACCGGCTTCGGGTTCCCCGCCGAGGAGCACGAGCAGGTGCTCATCACGATCGACAAGCTCGACAAGATCGGCCCCGAGGGCGTCACCGCAGAGCTCGCTGAGCGCAGCTCTGCGCCGGCAGCCGTCGAGGCGTTCCGCGCGTTCCTGCTGCGCCCGCAGACACGCGAGTTCCAGCCGTTCGGCGAGCGCGCCATCCGCAAGGCTCTCCCCGAGGGGGCGGATGACGAGGTCGTCGGCGGACTCGTGGCGATCGGCGAAGCGGTCGCCGCTGCACGCGGCCAGGAGAACCCGCCCCTCGTCTTCGACCCGTTCCTCGTGCGCGGCATGGGCTACTACACGGGCCCGATCTTCGAGCTCGCGCACCCGAGCGTTCCGTACTCGCTCGGTGGCGGCGGTCGCTACGACGGCATGATCGGACGCTTCCTCGGCAGCGATGTGCCCGCCGCGGGCTTCTCGTTCGGCTTCGAGCGCCTCGTCGACCTCGTGGATCTGCCTGGCGGCACCGGGGGAGCGGCCGTCGCGCTTGTGCACGACGCGGATGCGCCGCTCGCGCCGCTCCTCGCCCTGCAGGCCGAGTTCGTGTCGCGCGGCGACCGCGCCCGTCTCGTGCGTCGTGCGAAGAACACGAAGCTGCAGCTCGAAGGCCTCGCCGAGCAGGGATTCACGAGCTTCGCCTTCGTCGGCCGCGATGTCGCTCTCGCCGACGTCGACGCGCTCGACCTGCGTCCGCTCGACTGA
- a CDS encoding CGNR zinc finger domain-containing protein, which yields MLFTHDTELNLSFLQSLANTVPESSESGSDELATTQHLDRFLHEWTFNLTRTCTPAELDAVKHVRTDLRAIWGADELDVVAWINQILIDARATPQLVNHDGLGWHVHATDTDAPLAERIIVEAAMTLIDVIRADRLDRLRDCEADDCGGLLVDLSKNGSKRFCSTRCGNRMAVRAYRARGATS from the coding sequence ATGCTTTTCACCCATGACACCGAACTCAATCTCAGCTTCCTTCAGTCGCTCGCCAACACCGTTCCGGAGTCGTCCGAATCCGGCTCGGACGAACTCGCCACGACGCAGCATCTCGACCGGTTCCTGCATGAGTGGACCTTCAACCTGACGCGCACCTGCACGCCCGCCGAACTCGACGCCGTGAAGCACGTGCGCACCGATCTGCGGGCCATCTGGGGCGCCGACGAGCTCGACGTCGTCGCCTGGATCAACCAGATCCTGATCGACGCGCGCGCGACCCCGCAGCTCGTCAACCACGACGGCCTCGGCTGGCACGTGCACGCGACCGACACCGACGCGCCGCTCGCCGAGCGCATCATCGTCGAAGCCGCCATGACGCTCATCGACGTCATCCGCGCCGACCGCCTCGACCGCCTGCGCGACTGCGAAGCCGACGACTGCGGCGGACTGCTCGTCGACCTCTCGAAGAACGGGTCGAAGCGCTTCTGTTCGACGCGCTGCGGCAACCGGATGGCCGTGCGGGCCTACCGCGCCCGCGGCGCCACGTCCTAG
- a CDS encoding YabN family protein: MTDDLETPVVPTAPLPRVEELVAVLGYLRAPGRCAWDREQTHRSLVQYLVEETYELVDAIEAGDDAELIEELGDVLYQVIFHSDIAAEEGRFTLEDVAAHMTAKMVGRHPHVFGDVVAETAEAVTANWDQIKKTEKPGRASVLDGIPQAMPSLALAAKLLGRAEKVGLEPVAAPAVPDAEAELGDELLATVVAARAKGLDAERALRDALRRLQDDIRAAEAE; encoded by the coding sequence ATGACCGACGACCTCGAGACCCCTGTCGTGCCGACGGCCCCCCTCCCGCGCGTCGAGGAGCTCGTCGCGGTGCTCGGCTACCTGCGGGCGCCCGGGCGCTGCGCCTGGGATCGGGAGCAGACGCACCGCTCGCTCGTGCAGTACCTCGTCGAGGAGACCTACGAGCTCGTCGATGCGATCGAGGCGGGGGATGACGCGGAGCTCATCGAGGAGCTCGGGGACGTGCTCTACCAGGTGATCTTCCACTCCGACATCGCTGCGGAGGAGGGGCGCTTCACGCTCGAGGATGTCGCGGCGCACATGACGGCGAAGATGGTCGGCCGCCATCCGCACGTGTTCGGGGACGTCGTCGCCGAGACCGCGGAGGCCGTCACGGCGAACTGGGATCAGATCAAGAAGACCGAGAAGCCGGGGCGCGCGAGCGTGCTCGACGGGATCCCGCAGGCGATGCCGTCTCTCGCTCTCGCCGCGAAGCTCCTCGGCCGCGCCGAGAAGGTCGGCCTCGAGCCGGTCGCGGCGCCAGCGGTTCCGGATGCGGAGGCGGAGCTCGGCGACGAGCTGCTCGCGACCGTCGTGGCGGCGCGCGCGAAGGGGCTCGACGCGGAACGCGCTCTGCGCGATGCACTCCGGCGACTGCAGGACGACATCCGCGCTGCCGAGGCGGAGTGA
- a CDS encoding MFS transporter has product MVAMTASAVGLRSERGPVLLAIMVSTGVVAIDATILATAVPAIVADVGGFAQFPWLFSIYLLTQSVTVPVYAKLADTLGRKRIVLFGITVFLVASILCGVAWDMPSLIAFRALQGIGAGAMLPVTTTIIGDIYTVEERARVQGYVASVWGIAAVAGPTLGGIFAELDAWRGIFWVNIPLCILAFWLLARGYHESREPRRHRIDVAGAVLLTVALSLLLLAVLEGGHAWAWLSLPTALLTGAGVVLLIVFVLVERRAAEPVLPMWIFTRPLLRSTNLVGLAVGAALAGLTAYVPTYLVVGLDVSPLVAGLALATLTIGWPIAAALSGRLYLRIGFRATAIIGSVVVLVGVASLSLLSHSPSIPLVAATSFVIGLGFGFASVPAIVAAQSSVGWDERGVVTGAGMFARSIGQALGAAVLGAVANGVIAGRGGDETDPATIIAASTAVFVGATVVAVVLVVAAIAMPRECIAPGSESPDAASGSSV; this is encoded by the coding sequence ATGGTGGCGATGACCGCCTCTGCTGTGGGTCTGCGTTCGGAACGCGGGCCCGTTCTCCTCGCCATCATGGTGTCGACGGGCGTCGTCGCGATCGATGCGACGATCCTCGCGACGGCTGTGCCCGCGATCGTGGCCGACGTCGGCGGGTTCGCGCAGTTTCCGTGGCTGTTCTCGATCTACCTGCTCACGCAGTCGGTGACGGTGCCGGTGTACGCGAAGCTCGCCGACACGCTCGGGCGCAAGCGCATCGTGCTCTTCGGGATCACCGTGTTCCTCGTCGCCTCGATCCTGTGCGGTGTGGCTTGGGACATGCCGAGCCTCATCGCGTTCCGCGCCCTGCAGGGCATCGGCGCGGGGGCGATGCTGCCCGTCACGACGACGATCATCGGCGACATCTACACGGTGGAGGAGCGCGCCCGCGTGCAGGGGTACGTGGCGAGCGTGTGGGGCATCGCCGCGGTCGCAGGGCCCACCCTCGGCGGCATCTTCGCCGAGCTCGACGCGTGGCGGGGCATCTTCTGGGTGAACATCCCGCTGTGCATCCTCGCGTTCTGGCTGCTGGCTCGCGGCTACCACGAGTCGCGGGAGCCCAGGCGGCACCGGATCGACGTCGCGGGGGCCGTGCTGCTCACGGTCGCGCTCTCGCTGCTGCTGCTGGCGGTGCTCGAAGGCGGGCACGCGTGGGCCTGGCTCTCGCTGCCGACGGCGCTTCTCACGGGGGCAGGCGTCGTGCTGCTCATCGTGTTCGTCCTCGTCGAACGGCGAGCCGCCGAACCCGTGCTCCCGATGTGGATCTTCACGAGACCCCTGCTGCGCTCGACGAACCTCGTGGGACTCGCCGTGGGGGCGGCGCTCGCCGGGCTCACCGCGTATGTGCCCACCTACCTCGTCGTCGGGCTCGATGTGAGCCCGCTCGTCGCCGGCCTCGCGCTCGCGACGCTCACGATCGGATGGCCGATCGCGGCGGCGCTCTCGGGGCGCCTCTACCTGCGCATCGGCTTCCGTGCGACGGCGATCATCGGGTCCGTCGTCGTGCTTGTGGGCGTGGCCTCTCTGTCGCTCCTGAGTCACTCGCCCTCGATCCCGCTCGTCGCCGCCACCTCGTTCGTCATCGGGCTCGGCTTCGGCTTCGCTTCGGTGCCCGCGATCGTCGCGGCCCAGTCGAGCGTCGGCTGGGATGAGCGCGGCGTCGTGACGGGGGCGGGCATGTTCGCGCGCTCGATCGGGCAGGCTCTCGGCGCTGCGGTGCTCGGTGCCGTCGCGAACGGCGTGATCGCGGGACGCGGGGGAGACGAGACCGACCCGGCGACGATCATCGCGGCATCCACCGCTGTGTTCGTGGGGGCGACGGTGGTCGCGGTCGTGCTCGTCGTCGCGGCGATCGCGATGCCCCGCGAGTGCATCGCGCCCGGTTCCGAGTCGCCCGACGCCGCGTCCGGCTCCTCCGTTTAG
- a CDS encoding thermonuclease family protein produces MRRVWGILVIVALVGVGLWALADLNGGRLPGLDELTSQGTSQGTEQSGGQSGGQGGDDSPAPSPAPPAEQPDPWDEGVATPALPADAGTAVVRYVHDGDTLFLEDGRKVRLLGVDTPEVGDGAECYGDEARSALRRMLPEGTTVRTVADVRPLDQYDRSLLFLFTEDGRLVNLDLIREGYAEAVVLKPNYLWADEVEAAEDEAQTARVGMWGACVR; encoded by the coding sequence GTGCGTCGCGTATGGGGGATCCTGGTCATCGTCGCGCTCGTGGGCGTCGGCCTGTGGGCGCTCGCCGACCTGAACGGCGGCCGTCTGCCGGGGCTCGACGAGCTCACCTCGCAGGGCACCTCGCAGGGCACCGAGCAGAGTGGCGGGCAGAGTGGCGGGCAGGGTGGCGATGACTCCCCCGCGCCGAGTCCGGCGCCGCCTGCCGAACAGCCGGACCCATGGGATGAGGGCGTCGCGACCCCCGCGCTCCCCGCGGATGCCGGCACCGCGGTCGTGCGATACGTGCACGATGGCGACACCCTGTTCCTCGAGGACGGCCGCAAGGTGCGCCTGCTCGGGGTCGACACGCCTGAGGTGGGCGACGGCGCCGAGTGCTACGGCGACGAGGCCCGGTCAGCGCTCAGGCGCATGCTGCCCGAGGGCACGACCGTACGCACCGTCGCCGATGTGCGCCCGCTCGACCAGTACGACCGCTCGCTGCTGTTCCTGTTCACCGAGGACGGCCGCCTCGTGAATCTCGATCTCATCCGCGAGGGCTACGCGGAGGCCGTGGTGCTGAAGCCCAACTACCTGTGGGCCGACGAGGTCGAAGCCGCTGAAGACGAGGCCCAGACGGCACGCGTCGGCATGTGGGGTGCCTGCGTCCGCTAA
- a CDS encoding ABC transporter permease, with protein MNWLSRMWTITSIELQQRVRGTAWYVLLGVFVVVVLVVTLFTWISTANTEAPGAVLYSAIVYFVLLLGSLVTPALSGNAVNGDRENGTLATTQVTLVTTTQLVLGKLFAAWITALAFLVAALPFLLFALVLGGAQPVVAIVSVLVLALELGVVAAIGVGLSGLIRRPLFSVVVTYLVVALLSIGTLIAFGLGGWASQKSVTVVNENIDWESNPDIEFDPQTGMPIDAECTVINTYSYGVPQFQNVWWVLAANPYVLLADAVPTTYDAWGTPEDAFGFIKLGSRMAQIEPEVTTFYSECDPASWETPQDPTPREVIESTVPSWAVGLGLHLLLAGGLIVGAIARTHAPTRSLAAGNRIA; from the coding sequence ATGAACTGGCTCTCGCGGATGTGGACGATCACCTCGATCGAGCTGCAGCAGCGTGTGCGCGGCACGGCCTGGTACGTGCTGCTCGGCGTCTTCGTGGTCGTGGTGCTCGTCGTGACGCTCTTCACCTGGATCTCGACCGCCAACACGGAGGCACCGGGCGCCGTGCTGTATTCGGCGATCGTGTACTTCGTGCTGCTGCTCGGCAGCCTGGTGACACCCGCCCTCTCGGGCAATGCCGTCAACGGCGACCGCGAGAACGGCACGCTCGCGACCACCCAGGTGACGCTCGTCACGACGACCCAGCTCGTGCTCGGCAAGCTGTTCGCCGCCTGGATCACAGCGCTCGCGTTCCTCGTCGCGGCGCTTCCGTTCCTGCTGTTCGCGCTCGTGCTGGGCGGCGCGCAGCCGGTCGTCGCGATCGTGTCGGTGCTTGTGCTCGCGCTCGAGCTGGGCGTCGTGGCGGCCATCGGGGTGGGCCTGTCGGGTCTCATCCGCCGTCCGCTGTTCTCGGTGGTGGTGACCTATCTCGTGGTGGCGCTCCTGTCGATCGGCACGCTCATCGCCTTCGGCCTGGGTGGCTGGGCGTCGCAGAAGAGCGTGACGGTCGTCAACGAGAACATCGACTGGGAGAGCAACCCCGACATCGAGTTCGACCCGCAGACGGGCATGCCGATCGATGCCGAGTGCACGGTGATCAACACCTACTCGTACGGCGTTCCGCAGTTCCAGAACGTGTGGTGGGTGCTCGCAGCGAACCCGTATGTGCTGCTCGCCGACGCGGTCCCGACGACGTACGACGCGTGGGGCACCCCGGAGGACGCCTTCGGCTTCATCAAGCTGGGAAGCCGGATGGCGCAGATCGAGCCCGAGGTGACGACGTTCTACTCGGAATGCGACCCGGCGTCGTGGGAGACCCCTCAGGACCCCACGCCTCGCGAAGTGATCGAGTCGACGGTGCCGAGCTGGGCCGTGGGCCTGGGCCTTCACCTGCTGCTCGCGGGCGGGCTCATCGTGGGTGCGATCGCACGCACCCACGCGCCCACCCGCTCACTCGCTGCGGGAAACCGGATCGCCTGA
- a CDS encoding ABC transporter ATP-binding protein: MSASEPSSAARHTGVTVTDVARSFGDVHAVRSVSFDALPGQVTGLVGPNGSGKTTLLLMLATLLAPDRGQIRINGADPVTESDQVRAMLGWMPDVLGSWPALSVRRSLELTGRLYGMSSPEAAARAAELVRLVDLAELADRPTRVLSRGQKQRLSLARALVHDPQVLLLDEPASGLDPGARIALRVLLRELASEGRTIIVSSHVLAELDELADRAVFLERGVSVSADRIEAAQRTERAWRIRSLEPAMLADALIVAGVPASRVTVDPQGLIVPLAGDDRAAELLATLVKAGVPVSSFAPAVGDLEHTFLDLTNPESREDREPASGDAAPEIGETR; encoded by the coding sequence ATGAGCGCTTCTGAGCCCAGCTCCGCCGCCCGCCACACGGGGGTCACCGTCACGGATGTGGCCCGCTCCTTCGGAGACGTCCATGCGGTTCGCTCGGTGAGCTTCGATGCACTCCCCGGCCAGGTGACGGGCCTCGTCGGCCCGAACGGCTCGGGCAAGACGACGCTCCTCCTCATGCTCGCGACGCTGCTCGCCCCTGACCGCGGCCAGATCCGCATCAACGGTGCCGACCCGGTGACCGAGAGCGACCAGGTGCGCGCGATGCTCGGCTGGATGCCCGATGTGCTCGGCTCGTGGCCGGCGCTGTCGGTGCGCCGCAGCCTCGAGCTGACGGGGCGCCTGTATGGCATGTCGAGCCCGGAGGCTGCGGCGCGCGCCGCCGAGCTCGTGCGCCTCGTGGATCTCGCGGAGCTCGCGGATCGGCCCACGCGCGTGCTGTCGCGCGGTCAGAAGCAGCGCCTGAGCCTCGCGCGGGCGCTCGTGCACGACCCGCAGGTGCTGCTGCTCGACGAGCCGGCGTCGGGTCTCGACCCGGGGGCGCGCATCGCCCTGCGGGTGCTGCTGCGTGAGCTCGCCTCCGAGGGGCGCACCATCATCGTCTCGAGCCACGTGCTCGCGGAGCTCGATGAGCTCGCGGATCGGGCCGTCTTCCTCGAGCGCGGCGTCTCGGTGAGCGCCGACCGCATCGAGGCGGCCCAGCGCACGGAGCGCGCGTGGCGCATCCGCTCGCTCGAACCTGCGATGCTCGCCGACGCTCTCATCGTGGCGGGGGTGCCCGCGTCGCGCGTCACGGTCGACCCGCAGGGCCTCATCGTGCCGCTCGCGGGCGACGACCGGGCAGCCGAGCTGCTCGCCACGCTCGTGAAGGCAGGTGTGCCGGTGTCGTCGTTCGCGCCCGCGGTGGGAGACCTCGAGCACACCTTCCTCGACCTCACGAACCCCGAGAGTCGCGAGGATCGCGAACCCGCATCCGGGGACGCGGCACCTGAGATCGGAGAGACCCGATGA
- a CDS encoding DUF501 domain-containing protein — MTRPPFDTPTDAEIAVVSQQLGRPARGVIGIAARCVCGNPTVVATSPRLPDGTPFPTLYYLSHPGATAAMSTLEATGVMPELAAMLEDPDVAAAYQAAHESYLADRDSVEVVEEIAGFSAGGMPERVKCLHALAGHALAAGPGVNPIGDAALARSSWSPDRCTCAEPGAALAG; from the coding sequence ATGACCCGTCCGCCGTTCGACACCCCCACCGACGCGGAGATCGCCGTCGTCTCCCAGCAGCTCGGCCGCCCCGCGCGCGGCGTGATCGGAATCGCAGCCCGCTGCGTGTGCGGCAACCCCACCGTGGTGGCGACGAGCCCTCGTCTGCCCGACGGCACGCCGTTCCCGACTCTCTACTACCTGTCGCACCCCGGCGCGACGGCCGCGATGTCGACACTCGAGGCCACGGGCGTCATGCCCGAGCTCGCGGCGATGCTCGAGGATCCGGATGTCGCCGCCGCGTACCAGGCGGCGCACGAGTCCTACCTCGCCGACCGCGACAGTGTGGAGGTCGTCGAGGAGATCGCGGGCTTCTCGGCGGGCGGCATGCCCGAGCGCGTGAAGTGCCTGCATGCGCTCGCCGGCCACGCCCTCGCGGCGGGCCCCGGCGTCAACCCGATCGGCGACGCCGCGCTCGCCCGCTCCAGCTGGTCGCCCGACCGGTGCACCTGCGCCGAGCCGGGCGCCGCGCTCGCCGGCTGA
- a CDS encoding DMT family transporter, with protein MIARVANAPRGVLGVVLGLVAALGFGAGGAIIKPLFEAGWSPGAAVLARLILATILLTIPALAMARFDLRPLLRSWKLVLAYGALAVAGVQLAFYASLERIPVSTALLIEYLAPVALLLAAWARTRRTPHRIVLIGAVIALVGLVLVIGPTGVGPDGLDPFGVILAGIAMVGVAFYYVVGARLPQDVPPVTVIWAGFIVGATLLALAGAIGVLPMEMTTDDVAFFGTMAPWWAPLLTVAFVATALAYIAGIASIAFLGTRLASFLGLFEVVFAGIVGWILLGEAIAPIGLVGAGLILVGIVLVRLEPSAADAQTLPEPMPVTGSIEVIDRPGGSGDPVSRSE; from the coding sequence ATGATCGCTCGCGTCGCGAACGCCCCCCGAGGCGTGCTCGGCGTGGTCCTCGGCCTCGTGGCCGCCCTCGGCTTCGGCGCCGGCGGGGCGATCATCAAACCGCTCTTCGAAGCCGGATGGTCGCCCGGAGCCGCGGTGCTGGCGCGCCTCATCCTGGCGACGATCCTGCTCACCATCCCCGCGCTCGCCATGGCGCGGTTCGACCTGCGCCCCCTGCTGCGGTCCTGGAAGCTCGTGCTCGCCTACGGAGCTCTCGCGGTCGCGGGTGTGCAGCTCGCCTTCTACGCCTCGCTCGAGCGCATCCCGGTGAGCACCGCCCTGCTGATCGAGTACCTCGCGCCCGTGGCGCTCCTGCTCGCGGCATGGGCGCGCACCCGCCGCACGCCCCACCGCATCGTGCTCATCGGGGCGGTCATCGCGCTCGTGGGTCTCGTCCTCGTGATCGGGCCGACGGGAGTGGGCCCCGACGGGCTCGACCCATTCGGGGTGATCCTCGCCGGTATCGCGATGGTCGGAGTGGCGTTCTACTACGTCGTCGGCGCGCGGCTGCCGCAGGACGTCCCCCCGGTCACCGTCATCTGGGCCGGGTTCATCGTCGGCGCGACGCTCCTCGCACTTGCGGGGGCGATCGGCGTGCTTCCGATGGAGATGACCACCGATGACGTCGCCTTCTTCGGCACGATGGCTCCGTGGTGGGCACCGCTCCTGACCGTGGCGTTCGTCGCGACCGCCCTCGCGTACATCGCGGGAATCGCCTCGATCGCGTTCCTCGGCACCCGGCTCGCGTCGTTCCTCGGCCTGTTCGAGGTCGTCTTCGCCGGCATCGTCGGATGGATCCTGCTGGGCGAGGCGATCGCCCCGATCGGACTCGTGGGGGCCGGTCTGATCCTCGTCGGCATCGTCCTCGTACGGCTGGAGCCGAGCGCCGCGGATGCGCAGACGCTCCCCGAGCCGATGCCCGTCACCGGGTCGATCGAGGTCATCGACCGGCCCGGCGGCTCAGGCGATCCGGTTTCCCGCAGCGAGTGA
- a CDS encoding septum formation initiator family protein, whose translation MSRKPRTERVPVAMAEPTAGMQWLRDFRLSGFALTILLLVVAALVMLAPQLKTLVEQRQQIAQLEREVAAASERLEQIDSEVARWSDPAYIEAQARDRLFYVYPGDTSYLVLGGDTSPIVPGDDLPVTDSVQTESVDWIDAFLSSVYTAGLTTSPAPDDAPVVDSPAQEGSG comes from the coding sequence GTGAGCCGCAAGCCCCGCACCGAACGCGTGCCCGTCGCCATGGCGGAGCCGACTGCGGGCATGCAGTGGCTGCGCGACTTCCGTCTGTCGGGGTTCGCGCTCACCATCCTGCTGCTCGTGGTGGCGGCGCTCGTGATGCTCGCCCCGCAGCTCAAGACCCTCGTCGAGCAGCGCCAGCAGATCGCCCAGCTCGAGCGCGAGGTCGCCGCGGCGTCCGAGCGTCTCGAGCAGATCGACTCCGAGGTGGCGCGCTGGTCCGATCCGGCCTACATCGAGGCGCAGGCGCGCGATCGCCTGTTCTACGTCTACCCGGGCGACACGAGCTACCTCGTGCTCGGCGGCGACACGTCGCCCATCGTCCCCGGCGATGACCTCCCGGTGACCGACAGCGTCCAGACCGAATCCGTCGACTGGATCGACGCCTTCCTGTCGTCCGTGTACACGGCAGGGCTCACCACCTCTCCCGCCCCCGACGACGCCCCCGTCGTCGACAGTCCCGCCCAGGAGGGCTCCGGATGA
- the eno gene encoding phosphopyruvate hydratase: MSAIEAVGAREILDSRGNPTIEVEVLLEDGTVARAAVPSGASTGAFEAYELRDGDKSRYLGKGVEKAVDAVLDELGPAIEGFDATDQRLIDAALIEADGTDNKSKLGANAILGVSLAVAKAAADSADLPLFRYIGGPNAHVLPVPLMNIINGGAHADNGLDAQEIMMLPVGAPTFREALRWGAEVYHALKSELKAKGYATGLGDEGGFAPDLSTAREALDFITGAVEKAGFTMGDQIALGLDVASTEFFHDGVYRYEGAELSAHQMIDYYAALITEYPIISIEDPLAEDDWDAWVALTERLGSKVQLVGDDLFVTNPKRLQTGLDLGAGNSILVKVNQIGTLTETLDAVSNAQRAGYTAILSHRSGETEDTTIADLAVATDAGQIKTGAPARSERVAKYNQLLRIEEELGDAAVYAGRSAFRRA, encoded by the coding sequence GTGTCTGCTATCGAGGCCGTCGGCGCCCGCGAGATTCTCGACTCCCGAGGCAACCCGACCATCGAGGTCGAGGTTCTCCTCGAGGATGGCACCGTCGCGCGTGCCGCTGTTCCGTCGGGCGCCTCCACCGGCGCGTTCGAGGCGTACGAGCTCCGCGACGGCGACAAGAGCCGCTACCTGGGCAAGGGCGTCGAGAAGGCCGTCGATGCCGTTCTCGACGAGCTCGGCCCGGCCATCGAAGGCTTCGATGCTACCGACCAGCGTCTCATCGACGCCGCCCTCATCGAGGCCGACGGCACCGACAACAAGTCCAAGCTCGGCGCCAACGCGATCCTCGGCGTCTCGCTCGCGGTCGCCAAGGCCGCGGCCGACTCGGCCGACCTGCCGCTCTTCCGCTACATCGGCGGCCCCAACGCGCACGTTCTTCCTGTGCCGCTCATGAACATCATCAACGGCGGCGCACACGCCGACAACGGCCTCGACGCGCAGGAGATCATGATGCTCCCCGTCGGCGCCCCGACGTTCCGCGAGGCGCTCCGCTGGGGGGCCGAGGTCTACCACGCCCTCAAGTCGGAGCTCAAGGCCAAGGGATACGCCACCGGCCTCGGCGACGAGGGCGGCTTCGCCCCCGACCTCTCCACCGCTCGCGAGGCGCTCGACTTCATCACGGGTGCCGTCGAGAAGGCCGGCTTCACGATGGGCGACCAGATCGCTCTCGGCCTCGACGTCGCGTCGACCGAGTTCTTCCACGACGGCGTCTACCGCTACGAAGGCGCCGAGCTCTCGGCCCACCAGATGATCGACTACTACGCGGCGCTCATCACCGAGTACCCGATCATCAGCATCGAGGACCCGCTCGCCGAGGATGACTGGGACGCGTGGGTCGCACTCACCGAGCGCCTCGGCAGCAAGGTGCAGCTCGTCGGCGACGACCTGTTCGTCACCAACCCGAAGCGCCTCCAGACGGGACTCGACCTCGGCGCCGGCAACTCGATCCTCGTCAAGGTGAACCAGATCGGAACCCTCACCGAGACCCTCGACGCCGTGTCGAACGCGCAGCGCGCGGGCTACACCGCGATCCTCTCGCACCGTTCGGGCGAGACCGAGGACACCACGATCGCCGACCTCGCCGTCGCGACCGACGCGGGCCAGATCAAGACCGGCGCGCCCGCTCGCTCGGAGCGCGTCGCGAAGTACAACCAGCTTCTCCGCATCGAGGAGGAGCTCGGCGACGCCGCGGTCTACGCGGGTCGCAGCGCCTTCCGTCGCGCGTAA